In one Gossypium hirsutum isolate 1008001.06 chromosome D09, Gossypium_hirsutum_v2.1, whole genome shotgun sequence genomic region, the following are encoded:
- the LOC107892827 gene encoding putative F-box protein PP2-B12 isoform X1, producing the protein MEITSILPEECLCLIISLTSPEDACRSAMISHAFRSVANRDEVWEKFLPSDYRSIISGSSSSSLLSLGKKDVYFHLCFHPILIQNGTKSFQLEKKSGKKCYMTGARALSIIPEGTPAHWIWTSLQESSDGEKPTFDFKRMTKRMELMIFPLFTSCFEFFNRFPETAELKQVWWLNMRGEIETKILSSDTNYAVYFVFKLRKEHTTGFTQRTVGLHVHVDKIGLREVRMVSLDPLRDEPRYIRERGDGWMEIEMGAFFKNCGDDGSVEFSVWEAHTNYVKQGLIIEGIELRPKDSGS; encoded by the exons ATGGAAATTACAAGCATATTACCAGAAGAGTGCCTGTGTCTGATCATATCCTTGACTTCGCCGGAAGATGCATGTCGATCGGCCATGATCTCTCACGCTTTCAGATCGGTAGCAAACCGTGATGAAGTGTGGGAAAAGTTTCTGCCGTCTGATTATAGATCAATCATTTCaggatcatcatcatcatcattgctTTCGCTGGGAAAGAAGGATGTATATTTCCATCTCTGTTTTCATCCCATTCTCATTCAAAATGGTACCAAG AGCTTTCAGTTGGAGAAAAAGAGTGGGAAAAAATGCTATATGACGGGGGCAAGAGCACTTTCAATTATACCGGAAGGTACACCTGCTCACTGGATTTGGACATCTCTACAAGAGTCTAG TGACGGTGAAAAACCTACTTTTGACTTCAAAAGGATGACAAAGAGAATGGAATTGATGATATTCCCTTTGTTTACTTCTTGTTTTGAATTCTTTAATAGGTTCCCTGAAACTGCTGAGCTCAAACAAGTATGGTGGCTCAATATGAGGGGAGAGATTGAGACCAAAATTTTATCTTCCGACACAAACTATGCAGTATACTTTGTGTTTAAGCTTAGAAAAGAGCATACAACCGGGTTTACGCAGAGAACTGTAGGTTTGCATGTCCATGTGGACAAAATCGGTTTAAGAGAAGTGCGGATGGTGTCGTTAGACCCTTTAAGAGATGAGCCTCGATATATTCGAGAGAGAGGAGATGGGTGGATGGAGATTGAAATGGGTGCTTTTTTTAAGAATTGTGGGGACGATGGAAGCGTGGAGTTCAGTGTTTGGGAGGCTCACACAAATTACGTTAAGCAAGGTCTCATTATTGAAGGAATTGAGTTGAGGCCTAAAGATAGTGGTAGTTAG
- the LOC107892827 gene encoding putative F-box protein PP2-B12 isoform X2 → MEITSILPEECLCLIISLTSPEDACRSAMISHAFRSVANRDEVWEKFLPSDYRSIISGSSSSSLLSLGKKDVYFHLCFHPILIQNGTKSFQLEKKSGKKCYMTGARALSIIPEGTPAHWIWTSLQESRFPETAELKQVWWLNMRGEIETKILSSDTNYAVYFVFKLRKEHTTGFTQRTVGLHVHVDKIGLREVRMVSLDPLRDEPRYIRERGDGWMEIEMGAFFKNCGDDGSVEFSVWEAHTNYVKQGLIIEGIELRPKDSGS, encoded by the exons ATGGAAATTACAAGCATATTACCAGAAGAGTGCCTGTGTCTGATCATATCCTTGACTTCGCCGGAAGATGCATGTCGATCGGCCATGATCTCTCACGCTTTCAGATCGGTAGCAAACCGTGATGAAGTGTGGGAAAAGTTTCTGCCGTCTGATTATAGATCAATCATTTCaggatcatcatcatcatcattgctTTCGCTGGGAAAGAAGGATGTATATTTCCATCTCTGTTTTCATCCCATTCTCATTCAAAATGGTACCAAG AGCTTTCAGTTGGAGAAAAAGAGTGGGAAAAAATGCTATATGACGGGGGCAAGAGCACTTTCAATTATACCGGAAGGTACACCTGCTCACTGGATTTGGACATCTCTACAAGAGTCTAG GTTCCCTGAAACTGCTGAGCTCAAACAAGTATGGTGGCTCAATATGAGGGGAGAGATTGAGACCAAAATTTTATCTTCCGACACAAACTATGCAGTATACTTTGTGTTTAAGCTTAGAAAAGAGCATACAACCGGGTTTACGCAGAGAACTGTAGGTTTGCATGTCCATGTGGACAAAATCGGTTTAAGAGAAGTGCGGATGGTGTCGTTAGACCCTTTAAGAGATGAGCCTCGATATATTCGAGAGAGAGGAGATGGGTGGATGGAGATTGAAATGGGTGCTTTTTTTAAGAATTGTGGGGACGATGGAAGCGTGGAGTTCAGTGTTTGGGAGGCTCACACAAATTACGTTAAGCAAGGTCTCATTATTGAAGGAATTGAGTTGAGGCCTAAAGATAGTGGTAGTTAG
- the LOC121220992 gene encoding putative F-box protein PP2-B12, translating to MEITRILPGDCLCLIISLTSPADACRSAMVSHAFRSVADSDAVWEKFLPSDYRSIMSSSLLSLGKKDVYFHMCFHPILIQNGTMSFQLEKESGKKCYMLGAKALSMIWLLRDTFMPFPWISTSLPGLSDRFPEVANINLVWWIEVKGKIETRNLSPNTNYVIYLVFKLRDRHTIEFKHRTVGLHVNDDRVASWELRRVLIDPYRCEALYIRDRGDGWMEVEMGQFLNECGDDGTLEFSLRETDTSNFHNRGIIVEGIELRPKDISSLVDVRQ from the exons atggaaattaCAAGGATATTGCCAGGAGATTGCCTGTGTTTGATCATATCGTTGACTTCGCCCGCAGATGCATGTCGGTCGGCCATGGTTTCTCATGCTTTTAGATCGGTTGCAGACAGTGATGCTGTGTGGGAAAAGTTTCTACCGTCCGATTATAGATCAATCATGTCATCATCATTGCTTTCACTGGGAAAGAAGGATGTATATTTCCATATGTGTTTTCATCCCATTCTCATTCAAAATGGTACCATG AGCTTTCAGTTGGAGAAAGAGAGTGGGAAAAAATGCTATATGTTGGGGGCAAAAGCACTTTcaatgatatggttattgagagatACATTTATGCCTTTCCCTTGGATTTCCACATCTCTACCAGGGCTAAG TGACAGGTTTCCTGAAGTTGCTAACATCAACCTAGTGTGGTGGATCGAGGTGAAGGGAAAGATTGAGACCAGAAATTTATCTCCCAACACAAACTATGTAATATACCTTGTGTTTAAGCTTAGGGATAGGCATACAATTGAGTTTAAGCATAGAACCGTAGGTTTGCATGTCAATGACGATAGAGTCGCTTCATGGGAATTACGAAGGGTGTTGATAGACCCGTATCGATGCGAGGCCCTATATATTCGAGATAGAGGAGATGGGTGGATGGAGGTTGAAATGGGTCAGTTTTTGAATGAATGTGGTGATGATGGAACTTTGGAGTTTAGTCTTAGAGAGACAGACACAAGTAATTTCCATAACCGAGGCATCATTGTTGAAGGAATTGAGCTTAGGCCTAAAGATATTAGTAGTTTGGTAGACGTTCGACAATAG